A DNA window from Aspergillus nidulans FGSC A4 chromosome I contains the following coding sequences:
- a CDS encoding uncharacterized protein (transcript_id=CADANIAT00007620) has protein sequence MVPLCQSQPQAELELLCICRSGHPWLRSVFDIHTYISPLLPFLPFLVLTVATPSRTLLLCYNRHSANNTSQHSNSTPAQHCHIFTTSPMTYYPQPEAFAGSQWPLNNQSTALQQFLYAFPKPRLSGRISKPRSAGNSPSASRRRTTTVHSSPMYRPPTQEQQIDMNAALLAAINRRRARPMSWHPVLNQPEYGTPAQFYPTTSLDSYNLPVTQVTQPSQTMTGAFDETMLQPFPAADVSNMQQDLAFPQLPQEPYLHMNQPQVDGTFWDGSEMGVPSFAQPLNDWPLDMTSINQDLPSMGAPASNYGSVSSPGPATPDFLPIQKFGDDAESVPVLEKPEPGDELVGMGLYSEPDTSTDGLVYGMNGKGLKLEETFTPFAEKDDEEEEEEDQQEPDSESDNQQQSAQANKQAESMVNKTFFFESDNGSEQPTMARPSFNFPTTSCMNYGYGWI, from the coding sequence ATGGTCCCCCTGTGTCAGTCTCAACCCCAGGCCGAGCTAGAGCTCCTGTGCATATGCCGCAGTGGGCATCCATGGCTCCGCTCCGTGTTTGatatacatacatacatatCCCCCCTCCTTCCGTTCCTACCGTTCCTAGTTCTTACCGTTGCGACGCCTTCCAGGACTCTACTACTATGTTATAACCGACACTCCGCCAACAACACTTCTCAACACTCCAACTCCACTCCAGCTCAACACTGCCACATCTTTACTACGTCTCCTATGACCTACTATCCTCAACCTGAAGCCTTTGCGGGCTCGCAATGGCCACTGAACAACCAGTCAACGGCCCTTCAGCAATTCCTCTATGCTTTCCCTAAGCCTAGACTGAGCGGCCGAATCAGCAAGCCTCGCAGCGCTGGAAACAGTCCTTCTgcgagcaggaggaggaccaCCACCGTGCACAGCTCGCCCATGTACCGGCCCCCGACtcaggagcagcagatcgaTATGAACGCTGCTCTCCTGGCGGCGATTAACAGAAGACGGGCTCGTCCCATGAGTTGGCACCCCGTGCTAAACCAGCCGGAATATGGGACACCAGCGCAGTTCTATCCAACGACCAGTTTGGACTCGTACAATCTCCCGGTCACGCAGGTGACCCAACCGTCTCAAACCATGACGGGCGCCTTTGATGAGACTATGTTGCAACCTTTTCCCGCTGCCGATGTCTCCAACATGCAACAGGACCTTGCTTTCCCTCAACTGCCGCAGGAGCCTTACTTGCATATGAACCAACCTCAAGTTGACGGGACGTTTTGGGACGGATCTGAAATGGGCGTACCCTCGTTTGCGCAGCCTTTGAATGACTGGCCTCTGGACATGACATCTATCAACCAGGATCTCCCATCAATGGGGGCTCCAGCCTCTAACTATGGAAGTGTGTCATCGCCCGGGCCGGCCACGCCCGACTTCCTGCCGATCCAGAAGttcggcgatgatgcagaaTCAGTTCCcgtgctggagaagccggagccggGGGATGAACTGGTTGGAATGGGCCTCTACAGCGAACCCGATACATCTACCGACGGATTGGTGTACGGTATGAATGGCAAGGGGCTGAAGTTGGAAGAGACGTTCACACCTTTTGCTGAaaaggatgacgaagaggaagaagaggaagaccaGCAAGAGCCAGATTCTGAATCTGATAATCAACAGCAGTCGGCGCAAGCAAATAAGCAAGCTGAAAGCATGGTCAACAAGACATTTTTCTTCGAATCCGACAATGGTTCTGAGCAGCCTACCATGGCCCGACCATCCTTCAATTTTCCCACCACATCATGCATGAATTACGGATACGGATGGATTTGA
- a CDS encoding putative NAD+ kinase (transcript_id=CADANIAT00007621), whose protein sequence is MDQRPSIDTGHDHKQENDPPKQFEVLFPRRTCSHRRKASLVMADEPRIDHTDEATACFVHSLIAGEGPMPAKIANFRISKDRSKLEADIVGKSAAGAHDVAIEEEDEDEDDENQKPDAHGRAKSPSPDEVQSRHLTKKQLSDMAWNVRNLSKKLDSIRLKLNVKSIFLVTKAGDESVVDATRQVARWLLSKDRGTQYVVYIENKLRIDPEFDYESLVKEDSSVGERLKFWDAKLASEQAHLFDLVIALGGDGTVLYTSWLFQHIVPPVLSFSLGSLGFLTKFDFNDYQNILSSAIQDGVLVSLRLRFECTIMRSNPHDKETPATKKHRDLVDELIGDETEGTLTHRPDGVVHILNDIVVDRGPNPTMSSIELFGGDEHFTTLQADGVCISTPTGSTAYNMAAGGSLTHPDNPVILITAICAHTLSFRPIILPDTVVLRVGVPYDARTSSWASFDGRQRVELLPGDYVTVSASRYPFANVLPHGGKGDDWMRSLSKTLNWNTRQRQKAMT, encoded by the exons ATGGACCAACGGCCTTCAATAGATACT GGTCATGATCACAAGCAGGAGAACGATCCTCCCAAGCAATTCGAG GTTCTATTCCCCCGCCGAACGTGCAGCCACCGCCGCAAAGCCTCCCTTGTTATGGCCGATGAGCCTCGAATCGACCACACGGACGAGGCAACAGCATGCTTCGTCCACTCCCTGATCGCTGGCGAGGGCCCAATGCCGGCCAAAATTGCGAATTTCCGAATTTCCAAGGACAGGTCGAAGCTCGAGGCGGATATCGTCGGTAAATCGGCTGCCGGAGCTCACGATGTCGCcatcgaagaggaagacgaggatgaggatgacgagaacCAGAAGCCGGATGCGCATGGACGCGCCAagtcgccgtcgccagacGAGGTCCAGTCGCGACATCTGACGAAAAAGCAGCTTTCTGATATGGCGTGGAATGTGCGCAACCTGTCTAAGAAACTCGATAGCATCCGGCTCAAGCTCAACGTCAAGTCGATATTCCTGGTTACCAAGGCGGGCGATGAATCGGTAGTCGATGCTACGCGCCAGGTCGCGCGCTGGCTACTCTCTAAAGACCGCGGAACGCAGTACGTCGTCTACATTGAGAACAAGCTGCGCATTGACCCAGAGTTCGACTACGAGAGCCTAGTGAAGGAGGACTCGTCCGTGGGAGAGCGGCTCAAGTTCTGGGATGCAAAGCTAGCCTCAGAGCAAGCGCATCTATTTGATCTCGTCATCGCTCTCGGAGGCGACGGGACGGTCCTCTATACGAGCTGGTTGTTCCAGCATATAGTGCCGCCTGTTCTGTCCTTCTCGCTAGGCTCATTAGGCTTTCTAACGAAGTTCGATTTCAATGATTATCAGAATATTCTCTCATCTGCGATCCAGGACGGTGTACTCGTTAGTCTACGCTTGCGCTTCGAGTGCACAATCATGCGGAGTAATCCGCACGACAAGGAAACGCCGGCTACGAAGAAACACCGTGACCTGGTCGATGAATTGATAGGCGATGAGACGGAGGGGACGTTAACACATCGGCCTGACGGCGTCGTGCATATCCTAAATGATATCGTCGTTGATAGAGGGCCGAATCCAA CCATGTCCTCGATCGAACTCTTCGGCGGCGACGAGCACTTCACAACTCTGCAAGCCGACGGTGTCTGCATCTCCACTCCAACCGGCTCAACAGCCTACAACATGGCCGCTGGCGGCTCCCTCACACACCCCGACAACCCGGTAATCCTAATCACGGCAATCTGCGCACATACGCTGTCCTTCAGACCGATTATTCTGCCCGATACGGTTGTGCTGCGAGTGGGTGTACCATATGATGCGCGCACAAGCTCGTGGGCGAGCTTCGACGGGAGGCAGAGGGTTGAATTACTGCCCGGTGATTATGTAACTGTTTCAGCATCAAGGTACCCGTTTGCGAATGTGTTGCCGCATGGGGGGAAGGGGGATGATTGGATGAGGAGTCTTTCGAAGACGCTCAATTGGAACAcgaggcagaggcagaaggCTATGACATAA